In a genomic window of Helianthus annuus cultivar XRQ/B chromosome 10, HanXRQr2.0-SUNRISE, whole genome shotgun sequence:
- the LOC110886081 gene encoding leucine-rich repeat receptor-like serine/threonine-protein kinase At1g17230 produces the protein MKVLDLEKCFVGLVMAVMLSVLVVVDSINEEGAVLLEFKLSLDDPSSNLNTWNRSDSFPCNWVGVGCTNDHKVISVNLHGLNLSGSLSSTICKLSFLTVLNISTNFISGPIPDGLASCQHLEVLDLCTNRFHDAFPAQLSAISSLKILSLCENYINGVIPEDIGKLVSLQELVVYSNNLTGMIPKSIGRLKQLKIIRAGVNLLSGPIPSEISECESLEVLGLAQNSLSGPFPIELQKLKNLTSLVLWQNLLSGEIPPEIGNFSRLELLALHANSFSGRIPQEIGKLTQLKRLYLYTNQLNGSIPRELGNCVNLVEIDLSENRLTGFIPKELGQILNLHLLHLFENLLVGDIPDELSHLKELRKLDLSINNLTGEIPLGFQYNPFLESFQLFDNHLEGSIPPLIGASSNLSVLDISMNNLVGTIPPHLCKSQKLMFLSLGSNKLSGNIPHGLKSCKSLIQLMLGDNLLTGSLFIEFSNLYNLSALELHQNRFTGPLPPEIGQLKNLKRLHLSDNYFFGHIPPEIGNLVQLVTFNVSSNRLFGDIPGELMNCLNLQRLDISRNWFTGHVPFEIGNLVNLELLKLSDNKMNGSIPNSIGKLARLTELQMGGNSFSGNVPFELGQLTALQISLNISHNSLSGTIPQNLGNLIMLESLYLNDNLLVGEIPESIGQLVSLLVCNLSNNHLFGAVPNTPVFKRMDSSNFAGNEGLCVLGSNHCSPPSIRRSHHHSGWFSDGLTKDKIVSVVSGIVGFFSLIFAMGVCWAIKNRKPVCVPLEEEQVKPDVLDNYYFPKAGFKYQDLVEATHNFSEDVVIGKGACGVVYKAVMGDGEVVAVKKLKSGGGGAIVDRSFLAEISTLGKIRHKNIVKLYGFCYHQESNLLLYEYMENGSLGELLHGNSNNNNNNNDNNNARFLDWNARYNIARGAAEGLCYLHNDCRPHIVHRDIKSNNILLDKNLQPHVGDFGLAKLMDNPYSKSMSAVAGSYGYIAPEYAYTMKVTEKCDIYSFGVVLLELVTGKPPVQPLDQGGDLVTCVKRSVNGMLPVSDIFDKRLDLSCKKTTDEMTLFLRIALFCTSPSPLNRPTMREVIAMMIDSREVKINSPISPSSETPLDDANSCKDYMNQEEFGISPWHSRSSSLSPLDNPSK, from the exons ATGAAAGTTCTTGatcttgaaaaatgttttgtgGGGTTGGTGATGGCGGTTATGCTCTCCGTTTTGGTCGTTGTTGATTCGATTAACGAAGAGGGTGCTGTGCTGTTGGAGTTCAAACTCTCTCTTGATGATCCAAGCAGCAATTTAAACACATGGAATCGATCCGATTCGTTTCCTTGTAATTGGGTAGGTGTTGGCTGTACCAATGATCACAAGGTAATTTCTGTAAACCTTCATGGTTTGAATTTATCCGGCTCTCTTTCATCAACTATTTGTAAGCTTTCGTTTCTAACCGTGTTGAACATATCCACCAACTTCATTTCCGGTCCCATTCCGGATGGTTTAGCTTCCTGTCAACACTTGGAAGTTTTAGACCTTTGTACAAATCGATTCCATGATGCTTTCCCCGCCCAACTTTCCGCAATTTCGTCCCTTAAAATCCTTTCCTTGTGTGAAAACTACATTAACGGTGTGATCCCTGAGGACATTGGGAAACTGGTATCGTTACAGGAACTTGTTGTTTACAGTAATAATCTAACCGGCATGATTCCCAAATCCATTGGTAGATTAAAACAACTTAAAATAATCCGGGCCGGTGTCAATTTGTTATCCGGCCCGATTCCTAGTGAGATCAGTGAATGTGAAAGCTTGGAGGTTCTCGGGTTGGCTCAAAATTCTTTATCGGGCCCGTTTCCTATAGAGCTTCAAAAGCTCAAGAATCTTACTAGTTTGGTCCTTTGGCAGAATCTATTATCCGGTGAGATTCCTCCAGAAATCGGGAATTTCAGTCGTTTAGAATTGCTTGCGCTCCACGCAAACTCTTTCTCCGGAAGAATTCCACAAGAAATTGGTAAACTAACACAACTAAAAAGGTTGTACTTGTATACCAACCAGTTAAACGGTTCGATTCCACGAGAATTAGGAAACTGTGTTAATCTAGTTGAAATCGATCTTTCTGAAAACCGTTTAACAGGGTTCATCCCGAAAGAATTGGGCCAGATTTTAAACCTCCATCTGCTTCATCTTTTCGAAAACCTCTTGGTGGGTGACATTCCGGACGAGCTTTCACATTTGAAAGAGCTTCGGAAACTAGATCTTTCTATTAACAATTTGACTGGCGAAATTCCTTTAGGTTTTCAGTATAATCCGTTTTTGGAAAGTTTTCAGCTTTTCGATAATCATCTTGAGGGAAGTATCCCTCCGTTGATAGGAGCGAGTAGTAACCTTTCGGTTCTTGATATTTCGATGAATAATCTTGTCGGAACCATACCTCCACATCTTTGTAAATCTCAGAAACTGATGTTTTTAAGCCTGGGATCGAATAAGTTGTCGGGCAACATTCCACATGGTTTAAAGTCATGCAAATCTCTTATACAACTAATGTTAGGAGACAATTTGCTTACAGGTAGCCTGTTTATCGAATTCTCGAATCTTTATAATCTTTCGGCTCTTGAACTCCATCAAAACCGCTTCACCGGACCATTACCACCAGAAATCGGGCAGTTAAAGAACTTAAAAAGGCTTCATTTGTCCGATAATTACTTTTTCGGTCACATTCCTCCTGAAATCGGGAATTTGGTTCAGCTTGTTACGTTTAATGTGTCTTCTAATCGGCTTTTTGGGGACATTCCTGGTGAACTAATGAACTGTTTGAATCTCCAACGACTTGATATTAGCAGAAACTGGTTTACGGGTCATGTTCCATTCGAAATTGGCAATTTGGTAAATTTGGAAttgcttaaattgtctgacaacAAAATGAACGGGTCAATACCGAATTCAATCGGGAAACTAGCCCGTTTAACCGAATTGCAAATGGGCGGTAATTCGTTTTCCGGAAATGTTCCGTTTGAACTCGGTCAGCTCACTGCTCTTCAGATTTCACTCAATATTAGTCATAATTCTCTTTCGGGCACGATACCGCAGAATCTCGGAAACTTGATAATGCTGGAGTCTTTGTATTTGAATGACAATCTACTTGTTGGCGAAATTCCGGAATCGATCGGGCAGTTAGTGAGCCTTTTGGTCTGTAACCTTTCGAACAATCATTTGTTCGGTGCGGTTCCTAACACTCCTGTTTTTAAACGGATGGATTCTAGCAACTTTGCAGGAAATGAAGGGCTATGCGTTTTGGGTTCAAACCACTGTTCACCACCTTCAATTCGGCGATCGCATCATCATTCGGGCTGGTTTAGTGACGGGCTTACTAAAGATAAAATCGTGAGCGTTGTGTCGGGTATTGTAGGGTTCTTTTCTTTGATCTTTGCGATGGGTGTTTGTTGGGCTATAAAGAACCGAAAGCCCGTATGTGTGCCACTTGAAGAAGAGCAAGTGAAGCCTGATGTGTTGGACAATTATTACTTCCCAAAAGCCGGGTTCAAATATCAAGATCTTGTTGAAGCAACTCATAACTTTTCAGAAGATGTTGTGATCGGAAAAGGAGCATGTGGGGTGGTTTACAAGGCGGTGATGGGTGAtggtgaggtggtggcggtgaAGAAGTTGAAATCCGGTGGCGGTGGGGCCATTGTTGACCGTAGCTTCCTTGCTGAAATATCGACTCTTGGAAAAATCCGGCATAAGAATATTGTGAAACTTTACGGTTTTTGCTACCACCAGGAATCGAATCTTTTACTATACGAGTACATGGAAAACGGGAGTTTAGGGGAGTTACTTCACGgcaatagtaataataataataataataatgacaaTAATAATGCTCGTTTTCTTGACTGGAATGCTCGATACAATATTGCGCGTGGAGCAGCCGAAGGTTTATGCTATCTCCACAATGACTGTAGGCCCCACATTGTTCACCGCGATATAAAGTCAAACAACATATTATTAGACAAAAATCTCCAACCTCATGTTGGAGATTTTGGTTTGGCTAAACTGATGGATAACCCGTATTCGAAATCCATGTCAGCGGTTGCCGGTTCATACGGCTACATTGCTCCGG AATATGCGTATACAATGAAGGTGACCGAAAAGTGTGACATATATAGTTTTGGGGTGGTTCTGTTGGAGCTAGTTACAGGGAAGCCGCCGGTTCAACCCCTTGATCAAGGTGGGGATCTTGTGACGTGTGTTAAAAGATCGGTTAATGGGATGCTTCCAGTTTCTGATATTTTTGACAAACGGTTAGATTTGAGTTGTAAAAAGACGACAGATGAGATGACTCTTTTTTTAAGGATAGCGTTGTTCTGTACAAGTCCATCTCCGCTAAATAGGCCGACAATGAGAGAAGTGATCGCAATGATGATTGACTCCAGGGAAGTCAAAATTAATTCACCAATTTCACCGTCATCAGAAACTCCTCTAGATGATGCTAATTCATGCAAAG ATTATATGAATCAAGAAGAATTCGGGATTAGTCCTTGGCACTCTAGATCATCTTCCTTGTCTCCCTTGGATAATCCAAGTAAATAA
- the LOC110886082 gene encoding serine/threonine-protein kinase WAG1, whose protein sequence is MEDDRHHTLFRQDSDLDLSFTSCATTTTTTSARSSLARSSLCLSFNESTRLSSASASAPSTTVPNLHPRPHRKSDPNWSAINAATNLSSDGTLHLRHLKLVRLVGSGNLGRVFLCRLRDYEHANFAIKVVDKNLLTTKKLSHVQTEGRILSSLDHPFLPTLYAHIEVSHYICFLIDFCPNGDLHSLLRKQPNYRLPINSVRFFAAEVLVALEYLHSLGIVYRDLKPENILIREDGHIMLSDFDLCFNSDVVPMLENRTQSTRKNQNHTYSRTRSCYSHCYSRRRRTETATEMVTEFVAEPTTAYSKSCVGTHEYLAPELVNGSGHGNGVDWWAFGVLIYELLYGTSPFRGTSKESTLRNIASSKGVSFGDDYNRTESGMDEAKDLIKKLLVKDQRERLGCARGATDIKRHPFFDGIKWPLIRTYSPPELRGLTVKRSGRAHASHVSCSSKRRRWIWKGLSCLLMKSKGSRRNLNCNQNYYCYSKYVV, encoded by the coding sequence ATGGAAGACGATCGCCACCACACTCTCTTCCGTCAAGACTCCGATCTCGACCTCAGTTTCACAAGctgcgccaccaccaccaccaccactagcgcCCGTTCGAGTCTAGCTCGTTCAAGCTTATGCCTCAGCTTCAACGAATCCACCCGTCTCTCCTCCGCCTCTGCCTCCGCCCCCTCCACCACCGTCCCCAACCTCCACCCCCGCCCCCACCGCAAATCCGACCCCAATTGGTCCGCCATCAACGCCGCCACCAACCTCTCCTCCGACGGCACTCTCCACCTCCGCCACCTCAAACTCGTCCGCCTCGTCGGCTCCGGCAACCTCGGCCGCGTCTTCCTTTGTCGTTTACGCGACTACGAACACGCGAACTTCGCAATCAAAGTCGTTGATAAGAATTTGCTCACTACAAAAAAACTATCACATGTCCAGACCGAGGGTCGAATATTATCTTCACTTGACCACCCTTTTCTTCCTACACTTTACGCCCATATAGAAGTTTCTCACTACATTTGCTTCCTCATTGATTTCTGTCCCAATGGTGACCTTCATTCCTTGCTCAGGAAGCAACCCAATTATCGGTTACCTATCAACTCCGTTAGGTTCTTTGCAGCTGAAGTTTTGGTAGCTCTTGAATACCTCCACTCACTCGGTATCGTATACCGCGATTTAAAACCGGAGAATATTCTGATCCGTGAAGATGGCCACATTATGCTGTCTGATTTTGATCTTTGTTTCAACTCGGATGTTGTTCCGATGCTGGAGAACAGAACTCAATCCACTCGGAAGAATCAGAACCATACTTATTCTCGTACTCGTAGTTGTTATAGCCATTGTTATAGCCGTAGAAGACGTACAGAAACGGCAACGGAAATGGTAACAGAGTTTGTTGCGGAGCCGACAACGGCGTATTCGAAGTCATGCGTAGGGACACACGAGTATTTAGCTCCAGAGTTGGTCAACGGGAGCGGGCATGGTAACGGGGTTGACTGGtgggcgtttggtgtgttaatATATGAGTTACTTTATGGCACCAGTCCATTTCGTGGAACAAGTAAAGAGTCCACCCTGCGCAATATAGCATCGAGTAAGGGCGTATCATTTGGGGATGATTATAACAGAACGGAATCAGGGATGGATGAAGCTAAAGATTTGATAAAGAAATTGTTGGTTAAGGATCAACGGGAAAGGCTAGGGTGCGCCAGGGGTGCGACGGATATTAAACGGCACCCGTTTTTTGATGGGATAAAGTGGCCGTTGATCCGTACGTATAGCCCGCCGGAGCTCCGTGGGTTGACGGTGAAGAGAAGTGGTAGAGCACATGCTAGTCACGTGAGTTGTTCGTCGAAGAGACGGCGTTGGATTTGGAAGGGGCTCAGTTGTCTATTGATGAAAAGTAAGGGGTCTAGAAGAAATTTGAATTGTAATCAAAACTATTATTGTTATAGCAAATATGTGGTCTGA